Proteins from a genomic interval of Ferrovibrio terrae:
- the zwf gene encoding glucose-6-phosphate dehydrogenase, which produces MTNPSGSFSFDLVIFGATGDLSLRKLVPALYHRDVAGQLNDDARLFAVARGAMSDADYREMAAAALREHVAADDFDAARADRFLQRFRYLTLDAQKSDDYQSLKSALDGGDERIVVFYLAMAPRFFGPICTQLARAGLNSAEARVVLEKPIGQDLASARAINEAVAAAFPENRVFRIDHYLGKETVQNLMALRFANALFEPIWHRGVVDHVQVTVAERIGVEGRADYYDHAGALRDMIQNHLLQLLCLVAMEPPNEFAADAVRDEKLKVLEALRPITDREVGDKTVRGQYARGSVEGAAAASYLDELGHSSNTETFVVVKAEVETWRWAGVPFYLRTGKRLPVRHSEIVVQFRPVPHLIFPAAARDVVPNRLVIRLQPDEGIALHMMSKVPGPGGMRLRTAPLNLSFAEAFRGRQPDAYERLLMDVVRGNPMLFMRSDEVEAAWRWAEPILAAWTGQDDAPKPYNAGSWGPSAAIGLIERDGRNWHEDMR; this is translated from the coding sequence ATGACAAACCCCAGCGGCAGCTTCTCCTTCGATCTTGTCATTTTCGGCGCCACCGGCGACCTGTCGCTGCGCAAGCTGGTGCCGGCGCTGTACCACCGCGACGTGGCCGGACAGCTGAATGACGATGCGCGGCTGTTCGCGGTCGCCCGCGGTGCCATGAGCGATGCGGATTACCGCGAGATGGCGGCTGCCGCCCTTAGGGAGCATGTCGCGGCGGATGACTTCGATGCCGCGCGCGCCGACCGCTTCCTGCAGCGCTTCCGCTATCTCACGCTGGATGCCCAGAAGAGCGACGACTATCAGAGCCTGAAATCGGCACTCGATGGCGGCGACGAGCGCATCGTCGTCTTCTATCTCGCCATGGCGCCGCGGTTCTTCGGCCCGATCTGCACGCAGCTGGCCAGGGCCGGACTCAACAGCGCCGAAGCCCGCGTCGTGCTGGAAAAGCCGATCGGCCAGGATCTCGCCTCGGCGCGCGCCATCAACGAGGCTGTCGCCGCCGCCTTCCCCGAGAACCGCGTCTTCCGCATCGATCATTATCTCGGCAAGGAGACGGTGCAGAATCTGATGGCGCTGCGCTTCGCCAATGCATTATTTGAGCCGATCTGGCATCGCGGCGTCGTCGATCATGTACAGGTGACGGTGGCCGAGAGGATCGGCGTCGAGGGCCGCGCCGATTACTACGATCATGCCGGCGCATTGCGCGACATGATCCAGAACCACCTGCTGCAGCTGCTCTGCCTGGTGGCGATGGAGCCGCCGAACGAATTCGCCGCCGATGCGGTGCGCGACGAGAAACTCAAGGTACTGGAAGCGCTGCGCCCGATCACCGACCGCGAAGTGGGCGATAAGACGGTACGCGGCCAGTATGCCCGCGGCAGCGTCGAGGGGGCTGCTGCGGCCTCCTATCTCGACGAACTCGGCCATTCGAGCAATACGGAAACCTTCGTGGTCGTGAAGGCCGAAGTCGAGACATGGCGCTGGGCCGGCGTGCCGTTTTACTTACGCACCGGCAAGCGCCTGCCGGTGCGGCATTCCGAAATCGTCGTGCAGTTCCGGCCCGTCCCGCATCTGATTTTCCCGGCCGCCGCACGCGACGTGGTGCCCAACCGGCTGGTGATCCGGCTGCAGCCGGACGAAGGCATTGCGCTGCATATGATGAGCAAGGTGCCGGGACCAGGTGGCATGCGGTTACGCACCGCGCCGCTGAACCTCAGCTTCGCCGAAGCCTTCCGGGGCCGTCAGCCCGATGCCTATGAACGCCTGCTGATGGATGTGGTGCGCGGCAATCCGATGCTGTTCATGCGCAGCGACGAGGTAGAAGCCGCCTGGCGCTGGGCCGAGCCGATACTGGCAGCCTGGACCGGGCAGGACGACGCGCCGAAACCGTACAATGCCGGCAGCTGGGGGCCATCTGCCGCCATCGGCCTGATCGAGCGTGATGGCCGCAACTGGCACGAAGACATGCGTTGA
- a CDS encoding phytanoyl-CoA dioxygenase family protein encodes MALPDPDMFRRAYARDGYAVVRGLFSTGEVAEIAAAFDRLQAEGLALGRSFRHGNLLFRLGDDPHLGRILRMVQWPSWRNALLDRVRLDLRFVAVLKPLLGDNLKQVINQMHWKPPGAAKVEFAYHQDSRFRRPATAFRDLANSYIQTGLAIDAHTRASGAMKVIPGSHLMGDLGLGSDGPILAQTMQDEALRAVGLDPAAAVDLELAPGDLALWSPYLVHGSGINVTPADRRLYINGYVRSVDCDRGEVAFAHGRPQPLGSKPALVHFDALHEKPEPHFIEG; translated from the coding sequence ATGGCCCTGCCGGACCCCGACATGTTCCGCCGGGCCTATGCCCGCGACGGCTATGCGGTGGTCCGCGGCCTGTTTTCGACCGGGGAGGTGGCCGAGATCGCCGCCGCCTTCGACCGGCTGCAGGCCGAAGGCCTCGCACTGGGCCGCAGCTTCCGGCATGGCAACCTGCTGTTCCGGCTGGGCGACGATCCGCATCTGGGGCGCATCCTGCGCATGGTGCAGTGGCCCTCCTGGCGCAATGCGCTGCTGGATCGCGTGCGCCTCGATCTGCGTTTCGTCGCTGTGCTGAAACCGCTGCTCGGCGACAATCTCAAGCAGGTCATCAACCAGATGCACTGGAAGCCGCCGGGCGCGGCGAAAGTGGAATTCGCCTATCATCAGGACAGCCGCTTCCGCCGCCCGGCCACAGCCTTCCGCGACCTGGCGAATTCCTACATCCAGACCGGCCTCGCGATCGATGCGCATACGCGCGCCAGCGGCGCTATGAAAGTGATTCCGGGCAGCCATCTGATGGGTGATCTCGGCCTCGGGTCAGATGGCCCGATCCTCGCCCAGACCATGCAGGACGAAGCCTTGCGGGCTGTCGGCCTCGATCCGGCAGCGGCGGTGGATCTCGAACTGGCGCCGGGCGATCTGGCCCTGTGGTCGCCCTATCTGGTGCATGGCTCGGGCATCAATGTCACGCCGGCCGACCGGCGGCTCTACATCAATGGCTATGTCCGTAGTGTGGATTGCGATCGCGGCGAGGTGGCTTTCGCACATGGCCGGCCGCAGCCGCTCGGGTCAAAGCCGGCGCTGGTGCATTTTGACGCGCTGCATGAAAAGCCCGAACCGCATTTCATTGAGGGTTAG
- a CDS encoding GcrA family cell cycle regulator has product MVWTDEKVKLLVQYWESGQSITQIGKQLGMTRNAVVGKAHRIGLAKRASPIMRSEKPAQPRPAATHGGGSSSGGGHTAAAPAPARAPVQVREDAATPVSHSQASQAQLTAAMLAALTPSTGPRCKWPIGDPKSSEFDFCTHVALPGKPYCASHCAAAYTNWNPESAVEAVKAINAA; this is encoded by the coding sequence ATGGTATGGACTGACGAAAAGGTTAAACTCCTGGTGCAATACTGGGAATCCGGCCAGTCGATCACCCAGATCGGCAAGCAGCTGGGCATGACCCGCAACGCTGTGGTGGGCAAAGCCCACCGCATCGGCCTGGCCAAGCGCGCCTCGCCGATCATGCGCAGCGAAAAGCCTGCCCAGCCGCGTCCGGCGGCCACGCATGGCGGCGGCTCGAGCAGTGGGGGCGGACATACGGCTGCAGCACCCGCCCCCGCCCGAGCCCCCGTGCAGGTGCGCGAAGACGCAGCCACTCCTGTAAGCCATAGTCAGGCTTCGCAGGCTCAACTGACCGCCGCGATGCTCGCCGCGCTGACGCCGTCGACCGGCCCGCGCTGCAAGTGGCCGATCGGCGACCCGAAGAGCTCTGAATTCGATTTCTGCACGCATGTCGCGCTGCCGGGCAAACCCTACTGCGCCTCGCATTGCGCTGCTGCCTACACCAATTGGAATCCGGAGAGCGCCGTCGAGGCGGTCAAGGCGATCAACGCCGCCTGA
- a CDS encoding VOC family protein, translating into MQINPYLMFSGNCEEAFRYYEKHLGGKVVAMMKYSDAPPMPEGQAQPDTGCAPDMTGAENLIMHACMEVGGVSLMASDAPPNMPQEKMQGISVTLNLTSEAEARRIFDALSQGGTVTSPLMQTFWAKAFGTVTDRFGTPWMVNCMDAVEMKAAS; encoded by the coding sequence GTGCAGATCAATCCCTATCTGATGTTCAGCGGCAATTGCGAAGAGGCATTTCGCTATTACGAGAAGCATCTCGGCGGCAAGGTCGTCGCCATGATGAAATACAGCGATGCGCCGCCGATGCCCGAAGGTCAAGCGCAGCCCGACACCGGTTGCGCGCCCGACATGACCGGCGCGGAAAACCTGATCATGCATGCCTGCATGGAAGTTGGCGGTGTTTCGCTGATGGCGTCTGATGCGCCGCCGAACATGCCGCAGGAAAAGATGCAGGGCATCTCGGTGACGCTGAACCTCACCAGCGAAGCGGAAGCGCGCCGTATTTTCGACGCGCTGTCGCAGGGCGGCACTGTCACCAGCCCTCTGATGCAGACTTTCTGGGCCAAGGCTTTCGGCACGGTCACCGACCGTTTCGGTACGCCCTGGATGGTGAACTGCATGGACGCGGTGGAGATGAAGGCCGCGTCATAA
- a CDS encoding MarR family winged helix-turn-helix transcriptional regulator, which translates to MSKASPDTAANPLPYETTIMVRDTCLCLHVQRAARAVARRFDEALRPLDLTNGQFSLLMSLNRPEPAPMRQVASLLAMDRTTLTANLKPLERRGLLKIETDADDRRSKHLTLTRAGRDLMVQAMPIWTATHAVLDRMVTATGLDELRTDLRALS; encoded by the coding sequence ATGTCAAAGGCCTCTCCAGACACTGCTGCCAACCCACTGCCATATGAAACCACCATCATGGTGCGCGACACCTGCCTGTGCCTGCATGTGCAGCGCGCGGCACGCGCCGTGGCGCGACGGTTTGACGAAGCCTTGCGGCCACTCGATCTCACCAACGGGCAGTTCTCGCTGCTGATGTCGCTGAACCGTCCGGAGCCGGCACCGATGCGCCAGGTCGCCAGTCTGCTGGCGATGGACCGCACGACGCTCACCGCCAATCTCAAGCCGCTGGAGCGGCGTGGCCTGCTGAAAATCGAAACCGATGCGGACGATCGTCGCAGCAAGCATCTGACGCTGACGCGTGCCGGTCGCGACCTGATGGTGCAGGCAATGCCGATCTGGACCGCGACCCATGCCGTGCTGGATCGAATGGTCACGGCGACGGGCCTGGACGAGTTGCGCACCGATCTGCGCGCCTTGTCCTGA
- a CDS encoding SDR family NAD(P)-dependent oxidoreductase, with protein sequence MLGGKTAVIYGGGTIGGAVARAFARDGARVFLAGRNPAKLSTAANDIRADGGQADITELDALDEIAVTRHAESVAAQTGGIDITLNAVGIAHVQGVPLAELSLEDYFLPVSVYTRTNFITAKVASRHMRRDGVLFLLATPAGSMPGPGFMGHNSACAAIEGMTRHLAGELASSGIRVICLKSHAIPEAAKAGSHSAGVFAEVATRMGSDVDTMLGGAAQSTLLQRLPTLEQIAETATFLASDRAGAITGAIVNLTCGAQVD encoded by the coding sequence GTGCTCGGCGGCAAAACTGCAGTGATTTACGGCGGCGGCACCATAGGCGGCGCGGTCGCCCGCGCCTTCGCCCGCGATGGCGCCCGGGTTTTCCTGGCCGGCCGCAATCCGGCCAAGCTCTCGACTGCGGCCAATGACATCCGCGCTGACGGCGGGCAGGCCGACATCACCGAACTCGACGCGCTGGATGAAATTGCCGTCACCCGCCATGCCGAAAGCGTGGCGGCACAGACCGGCGGCATCGACATCACATTGAACGCAGTCGGCATCGCCCATGTGCAGGGCGTGCCGCTAGCCGAACTCTCGCTGGAGGATTATTTCCTCCCCGTCTCGGTCTATACCCGTACCAACTTCATCACCGCCAAGGTAGCCTCACGACATATGCGGCGCGACGGAGTGCTGTTCCTGCTGGCCACGCCCGCCGGCAGCATGCCCGGCCCCGGTTTCATGGGGCATAATTCAGCCTGCGCCGCCATCGAGGGCATGACGCGACACCTGGCCGGCGAACTGGCCTCCAGCGGCATCCGCGTGATCTGCCTGAAAAGCCATGCCATCCCCGAAGCGGCGAAGGCCGGTTCGCACAGCGCCGGTGTTTTCGCCGAGGTGGCGACGCGCATGGGCAGCGATGTCGACACTATGCTGGGGGGCGCGGCACAATCCACGCTGCTGCAGCGTTTGCCCACACTGGAGCAGATCGCCGAGACTGCCACTTTCCTCGCGTCCGACCGTGCCGGCGCCATCACCGGCGCCATCGTCAACCTGACCTGCGGCGCGCAGGTCGATTGA